One segment of Pseudomonas sp. FP2196 DNA contains the following:
- the mreC gene encoding rod shape-determining protein MreC has protein sequence MGVRLLVLAVLSVALMVVDARFDLLKPARKQASLVLMDAYWITDLPGRLWDGIASQFGSRTELIAENEKLKTENLLYQGRMQKLAALTEQNVRLRELLNSSALVNEKVEVAELIGMDPNPFTHRIIINKGERDGVVLGQPVLDARGLMGQVVELMPYTSRVLLLTDSTHSIPVQVNRNGLRAIASGTGNPERLELRHVADTADIKEGDLLVSSGLGQRFPAGYPVATVKEVIHDSGQPFAIVRAVPTAALNRSRYLLLVFSDSRTAEERANDAAQAQEALDAHGGGPMQPANVSRPLVMPAPAATPTAEQAPAATVPAATPVKPGASKPPATAPTATKPPASAPAASKPPAKPPATAPVTPGGRE, from the coding sequence CTGGGCGTCCGCCTGTTGGTGCTGGCCGTGTTGTCGGTTGCGCTGATGGTGGTCGATGCCCGCTTTGATCTGCTCAAGCCTGCGCGCAAACAAGCGTCGCTGGTGCTGATGGATGCCTACTGGATCACCGACCTGCCCGGACGGCTGTGGGACGGTATCGCCAGCCAGTTCGGCAGTCGCACCGAACTCATCGCCGAAAACGAAAAACTCAAGACTGAAAACCTGCTGTATCAGGGCCGCATGCAAAAGCTTGCCGCACTGACCGAGCAGAACGTTCGGTTGCGCGAGTTGCTCAATTCTTCAGCGCTGGTCAACGAAAAGGTTGAAGTCGCCGAGTTGATCGGCATGGACCCCAACCCCTTCACCCACCGCATCATCATCAATAAAGGTGAGCGCGACGGCGTGGTCCTCGGTCAGCCGGTGCTCGATGCACGCGGTCTGATGGGGCAGGTGGTCGAGTTGATGCCGTACACCTCCCGTGTATTGCTGCTGACCGACTCAACTCACAGCATTCCTGTGCAAGTGAACCGTAACGGTTTGCGGGCAATCGCCAGCGGTACCGGCAACCCGGAACGTCTGGAACTACGCCACGTCGCCGACACGGCGGATATCAAGGAAGGCGATTTGCTGGTCAGCTCTGGCCTCGGTCAGCGTTTTCCAGCGGGTTACCCGGTGGCGACGGTCAAGGAAGTGATCCACGATTCCGGTCAACCGTTCGCAATCGTTCGCGCCGTGCCGACTGCTGCGTTGAACCGTAGTCGCTACCTGCTGCTGGTGTTCAGCGACTCGCGTACCGCCGAGGAGCGCGCCAACGACGCCGCGCAGGCTCAGGAAGCTCTGGATGCCCATGGCGGCGGCCCGATGCAGCCGGCCAACGTTTCGCGACCGCTGGTCATGCCGGCGCCCGCCGCAACGCCAACCGCCGAACAGGCCCCCGCCGCCACAGTGCCCGCCGCGACACCGGTCAAGCCTGGCGCGAGCAAGCCGCCGGCGACTGCTCCGACGGCGACAAAGCCACCGGCCTCTGCGCCAGCAGCCAGCAAACCGCCCGCCAAACCGCCGGCGACGGCGCCAGTCACCCCTGGGGGACGAGAATAA
- the rng gene encoding ribonuclease G gives MSEEILINITPMESRVAVVENGVLQEVHVERTQKRGIVGNIYKGKIVRVLPGMQAAFVDIGLDRAAFIHAAEISLREGPAVESISALVHEGQSLVVQVTKDPIGSKGARLTTQLSIPSRYLVYMPRTAHVGISLKIEDEAERDRLKQVVTDCVAKEGIKEAGGFILRTAAEGAGADEILMDIRYLRRLWDQINEQIKTISAPSVIYEDLGLALRTLRDLVNPKIEKIRIDSRETFQKTTQFVAELMPEIADRLEHYPGERPIFDLYGVEDEIQKALERKVPLKSGGYLVVDPAEAMTTIDVNTGAFVGHRNLEETIFKTNLEAATAIARQMRLRNLGGIIIIDFIDMEDEEHQRQVLRTLEKQLERDHAKTNIIGITELGLVQMTRKRTRESLEQVLCEPCSSCQGRGKLKTAETICYEIFREILREARAYQAEGYRVLANQKVVDRLLDEESGNVAELEGFIGRTIRFQVETMYSQEQYDVVLL, from the coding sequence ATGAGTGAAGAGATTCTGATCAACATCACGCCGATGGAGTCGCGCGTGGCGGTGGTCGAAAACGGTGTGCTGCAAGAAGTCCACGTCGAGCGCACGCAAAAACGCGGGATCGTCGGCAACATCTATAAAGGCAAGATAGTCCGGGTGCTGCCGGGTATGCAGGCAGCGTTCGTCGACATCGGTCTGGACCGTGCGGCGTTCATTCATGCCGCTGAGATTTCTCTGCGCGAAGGCCCGGCGGTGGAAAGCATCAGCGCGCTGGTGCACGAAGGCCAGAGCCTGGTGGTGCAAGTCACCAAAGATCCGATAGGCTCCAAAGGCGCGCGGTTGACCACGCAGTTGTCGATTCCGTCGCGCTACCTGGTGTACATGCCACGCACCGCCCACGTCGGTATTTCGCTGAAAATCGAAGACGAAGCCGAGCGCGATCGCCTTAAGCAGGTGGTCACCGATTGTGTGGCCAAAGAAGGCATCAAGGAGGCTGGCGGCTTTATTCTGCGTACCGCCGCTGAAGGCGCAGGGGCCGATGAGATCCTTATGGACATCCGCTACCTGCGGCGCCTGTGGGATCAGATCAACGAACAGATCAAAACCATATCTGCGCCGAGTGTGATCTACGAAGATCTCGGTCTGGCCCTGCGCACGCTGCGTGACCTGGTCAATCCAAAGATCGAGAAAATCCGCATCGATTCCCGGGAAACCTTCCAGAAAACCACGCAATTCGTCGCCGAACTGATGCCTGAAATCGCCGACCGTCTGGAACATTATCCGGGCGAGCGACCGATTTTCGATTTGTACGGCGTCGAAGACGAAATCCAGAAAGCCCTTGAGCGCAAAGTACCGCTGAAATCCGGCGGTTATCTGGTGGTCGATCCGGCGGAAGCCATGACCACCATCGACGTCAATACCGGGGCATTCGTCGGTCATCGCAATCTCGAAGAAACCATCTTCAAGACCAACCTCGAAGCGGCCACTGCGATTGCCCGGCAGATGCGTCTGCGCAATCTGGGCGGGATCATCATCATCGACTTCATCGACATGGAAGATGAGGAGCATCAGCGCCAGGTGTTGCGTACGTTGGAGAAACAGCTGGAGCGCGATCACGCCAAGACCAACATCATCGGGATCACCGAGTTGGGCCTGGTGCAGATGACCCGCAAGCGCACGCGCGAAAGCCTTGAGCAAGTGCTGTGCGAGCCGTGCAGCAGTTGTCAGGGGCGCGGCAAACTGAAGACTGCGGAAACCATCTGTTACGAGATTTTCCGCGAGATCCTTCGCGAAGCCCGGGCCTATCAGGCTGAGGGTTATCGCGTCCTGGCGAACCAGAAAGTGGTCGATCGTCTACTGGATGAAGAGTCCGGTAACGTCGCCGAGCTTGAAGGATTTATCGGCCGCACCATACGCTTTCAGGTCGAAACCATGTATTCCCAGGAACAATATGACGTGGTGCTGCTCTGA
- the mreD gene encoding rod shape-determining protein MreD produces MVGVKASRNGWMVWLTFVIGLLLSVSPLPIFMEILRPLWLALLLTFWALYMPQTVGMVTAFCLGLAEDVLQGDLFGQNALVLSLITFLVLSLQQRLRMFPMWQQCLVILVIFGLAQLVQLWLSALTGNRQPTLALVLPALVSALLWPWISFALRGLRRRYKIN; encoded by the coding sequence ATGGTCGGTGTAAAAGCCTCTCGAAATGGCTGGATGGTCTGGCTGACGTTTGTTATCGGCCTGTTGCTCAGCGTTTCGCCGTTACCGATTTTCATGGAAATCCTTCGTCCGCTGTGGCTGGCCCTGCTGCTGACGTTCTGGGCGCTGTACATGCCGCAGACGGTCGGTATGGTCACGGCGTTCTGCCTGGGTCTGGCCGAAGACGTGCTGCAGGGCGATCTGTTCGGGCAGAACGCGCTCGTCCTTTCGCTGATCACTTTCCTGGTGCTGTCATTGCAACAACGCTTGCGAATGTTCCCGATGTGGCAGCAGTGTCTGGTGATCCTGGTGATCTTCGGCCTCGCACAACTGGTGCAGCTGTGGCTCAGTGCTTTGACCGGCAACCGTCAGCCGACCCTGGCGCTGGTCCTGCCGGCACTGGTCAGCGCCTTGCTCTGGCCCTGGATCAGTTTCGCCCTGCGTGGATTGCGCCGCCGCTACAAAATCAATTGA
- a CDS encoding YhdP family protein has protein sequence MERLTRILAALTRWGLGLCALVLVLMALYVSLGRELTPLVAEYRADIEDKASAALGMPLQIGELEGNWSGFAPILLAHDVMVGDGANALRLDRVRAVPDLWASLLAREVRIAHLEFNGLKISLKESEDGTWALEGLPVRKDQPFDPEQLFNRSQMIQQLSVLDSQVTLQPLDHAPMTLTYVGLNLKTGASRQRLDARLTLPDGQPVALNLRTRIRPDQWQNSAIEGYASLPQSDWSKWLPERLTQQWNFSEIKAGGELWVNWAEGTLQSAALRLNAPQVTGAYAERKPIQINNLALNAYYKNSANGATVTFDSLAMNFGETRWETRVQVQQTRATDKVDELWHLQADRLDLTPITPLLNALGPLPQGFATVVERLKVTGGLRNVLLDFRPNATDGTKFGFATNLDNVGFDAYHGAPAARNVSGSLSGNLDGGELRMDSKDFVLHLDPIFAKPWQYIQANARLTWKLDKEGFTLIAPYLKVLGEEGKIAGDFLIRLHFDHSQEDYMDLRVGLVDGDGRYTAKYLPEVLSPALDEWLRTAILKGAVDQGFFQYQGSLSKNAGEADRSISLFFKVHDAELAFQPGWPHVSKVSGDVFIEDSGVRIWASKGQLLDTQVSDVFVNIPHVPSGQNTHMFLDGAFAGGLGDGLKILQEAPIGTADTFAGWEGSGDLQGKLKLDIPLAKGDQPKILVDFKTANARLKLAEPKLELTQLKGDFRFDSAKGLSGQNIAARAFDKPVTAQIFADGSPGKLRTRVAASGQVEVKKLTDWLGVTQPLPVTGTIPYQLQLNLDGADSQLMVSSSLKGVAVDLPAPFGMAADVGRDTVFRMTLQGQERRYWVNYDQLANFTFAAPPTNFADGRGELFLGAGDAVLPGAKGLRIRGVLSELDVAPWQDLVNKYAGQDPGGSAKQLLSSADFKIGKLTAFGTTLDQASVQVNRKPGAWNLALDSQQAKGTASLADAKSTPIAVNLQYVRLPAPDPTVQADENSPDPLASVDPSKIPALDITINQLFLGQDLVGGWSLKVRPTAKGIALNNLDMGLKGILLQGNGGWEGAPGSTSSWFKGRIGGKNLADVLKGWGFAPSVTSEEFHMDVDGRWPGSPAWLATKRFSGTLDASLNKGQFVEVEGGAQALRVFGLLNFNSIGRRLRLDFSDLFGKGLSYDRVKGLLVASNGVYVTREPIRLTGPSSNLELDGTLDLVGDQVDAKLLVTLPVTNNLPIAALIVGAPAVGGALFLIDKLIGDRVARFASVKYTVKGPWKEPKITFDKPF, from the coding sequence ATGGAGCGTCTGACACGCATTCTGGCCGCACTCACCCGCTGGGGGCTGGGCCTGTGCGCGTTGGTTCTGGTGCTGATGGCGCTGTACGTCAGTCTCGGCCGGGAACTGACCCCGTTGGTGGCCGAATACCGCGCTGACATCGAAGACAAGGCCAGTGCGGCCCTCGGCATGCCGTTGCAGATCGGCGAACTGGAGGGTAATTGGAGCGGTTTTGCGCCAATTCTGCTGGCCCATGATGTGATGGTCGGCGACGGTGCCAACGCCCTGCGTCTTGATCGGGTGCGCGCAGTACCGGATCTGTGGGCCAGTCTGTTGGCCCGGGAAGTGCGCATCGCCCATCTGGAATTCAATGGCCTGAAAATCAGCCTCAAGGAATCCGAGGACGGCACCTGGGCGCTGGAAGGCTTGCCGGTGCGCAAGGATCAACCGTTCGATCCAGAGCAGTTGTTCAATCGCTCGCAAATGATTCAGCAACTCTCGGTGCTCGACAGTCAGGTGACCTTGCAGCCACTGGATCACGCGCCGATGACCCTCACCTACGTCGGCCTCAACCTGAAAACCGGTGCCAGTCGTCAGCGTCTCGATGCACGTTTGACCCTGCCTGATGGCCAACCCGTTGCACTGAACCTGCGAACTCGAATCCGCCCCGACCAATGGCAAAACAGCGCGATAGAAGGCTACGCCAGCCTGCCGCAAAGTGATTGGTCGAAGTGGCTGCCAGAGCGCCTCACCCAACAGTGGAATTTCTCCGAGATCAAGGCCGGCGGCGAGCTCTGGGTGAACTGGGCCGAGGGCACGCTGCAAAGTGCGGCGCTGCGTTTGAACGCACCGCAAGTGACTGGTGCCTACGCCGAGCGTAAGCCGATCCAGATCAACAATCTGGCGCTCAACGCCTACTACAAAAACAGTGCCAACGGCGCGACCGTCACCTTTGATTCGCTGGCGATGAACTTCGGCGAAACCCGTTGGGAGACGCGCGTCCAGGTGCAGCAGACGCGCGCCACTGACAAGGTCGATGAGCTCTGGCACTTGCAGGCGGATCGTCTCGATCTCACCCCGATCACCCCGTTACTCAATGCGTTGGGGCCGTTGCCGCAAGGCTTCGCCACCGTGGTCGAGCGCCTGAAAGTGACTGGTGGGCTGCGCAACGTGTTGCTGGATTTCCGCCCGAACGCCACTGACGGTACAAAATTCGGCTTTGCCACCAACCTCGATAACGTCGGTTTTGATGCCTATCACGGCGCCCCCGCGGCAAGGAATGTCAGCGGCAGCCTCAGCGGTAATCTCGATGGCGGCGAGTTGCGCATGGACAGCAAGGATTTCGTCCTGCACCTCGATCCGATCTTCGCCAAGCCATGGCAATACATTCAGGCCAACGCGCGGTTGACCTGGAAGCTCGATAAAGAGGGCTTCACCCTGATCGCGCCGTACCTGAAGGTACTGGGCGAGGAGGGCAAGATTGCCGGTGACTTCCTCATTCGCCTGCATTTCGATCACAGCCAGGAAGACTACATGGACTTGCGGGTCGGTCTTGTCGATGGCGACGGCCGCTACACCGCCAAGTATTTGCCCGAAGTGTTGAGCCCGGCGCTCGACGAATGGCTGCGCACCGCGATTCTCAAAGGCGCGGTGGATCAGGGCTTCTTCCAGTACCAAGGTTCGCTGAGCAAAAATGCCGGGGAGGCCGACCGCAGCATCAGCCTGTTCTTCAAGGTGCATGACGCCGAACTGGCCTTCCAGCCGGGCTGGCCGCATGTGAGCAAGGTCAGTGGTGACGTGTTCATCGAAGACAGCGGCGTGCGGATCTGGGCCAGCAAGGGCCAGTTGCTCGATACGCAGGTCAGTGATGTTTTCGTCAATATTCCCCATGTTCCGTCGGGTCAGAACACCCATATGTTTCTCGACGGCGCCTTTGCCGGTGGACTGGGTGACGGGCTGAAGATCCTGCAGGAAGCACCGATCGGCACCGCCGACACCTTCGCCGGCTGGGAAGGCTCGGGCGATCTGCAAGGCAAGCTAAAACTGGATATTCCGCTGGCCAAGGGAGACCAGCCGAAAATCCTCGTCGACTTCAAAACCGCCAATGCGCGGCTGAAACTCGCCGAACCGAAACTGGAGCTGACGCAACTCAAGGGTGACTTCCGTTTCGACAGCGCCAAGGGGCTCAGCGGGCAGAACATCGCAGCTCGGGCGTTCGACAAACCGGTCACCGCGCAAATCTTTGCCGATGGCAGCCCCGGCAAGCTCAGAACCCGAGTGGCCGCTTCGGGACAGGTCGAGGTCAAGAAACTCACTGACTGGCTCGGCGTGACTCAGCCGTTACCGGTGACCGGGACGATTCCCTATCAGTTGCAACTGAACCTCGACGGCGCCGACAGCCAGTTGATGGTCAGCTCCAGCCTCAAAGGGGTGGCTGTCGACCTGCCCGCACCGTTCGGCATGGCGGCTGATGTCGGCCGCGACACGGTGTTCCGCATGACCCTGCAAGGGCAGGAGCGGCGTTACTGGGTCAATTACGATCAACTGGCCAATTTCACCTTTGCCGCACCACCGACGAATTTCGCTGACGGGCGCGGCGAGTTGTTTCTCGGTGCAGGCGACGCTGTGCTGCCGGGCGCCAAGGGCTTGCGTATTCGCGGCGTGCTGTCGGAGCTGGACGTTGCGCCGTGGCAGGATCTGGTCAACAAATATGCCGGACAGGACCCGGGCGGCAGTGCCAAGCAACTGTTGAGCAGTGCTGACTTCAAGATCGGCAAGCTCACGGCGTTCGGCACCACGCTGGATCAGGCCTCGGTTCAGGTCAATCGCAAACCTGGGGCGTGGAATCTGGCGCTCGACAGTCAGCAAGCCAAAGGTACCGCCAGCCTTGCGGATGCCAAAAGCACGCCGATTGCGGTGAATCTGCAATACGTGCGGCTGCCGGCGCCCGACCCGACGGTACAGGCCGACGAAAACTCACCAGACCCGTTGGCGTCGGTGGATCCATCGAAAATTCCAGCGCTGGATATCACCATCAATCAACTGTTCCTCGGCCAGGATCTGGTCGGTGGCTGGTCGCTCAAAGTGCGCCCGACCGCCAAAGGCATCGCCCTGAACAACCTCGACATGGGCCTCAAAGGCATTCTGTTGCAGGGCAACGGCGGCTGGGAAGGCGCGCCGGGGTCGACCAGCAGTTGGTTCAAGGGCCGGATTGGCGGCAAGAATCTGGCCGACGTGCTCAAGGGCTGGGGCTTTGCGCCGAGCGTGACCAGTGAAGAGTTCCATATGGACGTCGATGGCCGCTGGCCGGGTTCGCCGGCTTGGCTGGCGACCAAACGCTTCTCCGGCACCCTTGATGCGTCGCTGAACAAGGGCCAGTTTGTCGAAGTCGAGGGCGGTGCGCAGGCACTGCGGGTGTTTGGGCTGCTGAACTTCAACTCCATCGGCCGCCGTTTGCGTCTGGATTTCTCCGACCTGTTCGGCAAAGGCTTGAGCTACGACCGGGTCAAGGGACTATTGGTTGCTAGCAATGGTGTGTATGTGACACGGGAACCGATCCGCCTGACCGGGCCGTCGAGCAACCTCGAACTGGACGGTACCCTGGATCTGGTCGGTGATCAGGTCGATGCCAAATTGCTGGTGACCTTGCCGGTGACCAACAACCTGCCGATTGCCGCGCTGATCGTCGGTGCCCCGGCGGTCGGTGGTGCGCTGTTCCTCATCGACAAACTGATCGGTGACCGTGTGGCACGTTTTGCCAGTGTGAAATACACCGTCAAAGGCCCGTGGAAAGAACCGAAAATCACTTTCGATAAGCCTTTTTGA
- the mreB gene encoding rod shape-determining protein MreB has product MFKKLRGMFSSDLSIDLGTANTLIYVRERGIVLNEPSVVAIRTHGNQKSVVAVGTEAKRMLGRTPGNIAAIRPMKDGVIADFSVCEKMLQYFINKVHENSFLQPSPRVLICVPCKSTQVERRAIRESALGAGAREVFLIEEPMAAAIGAGLPVEEARGSMVVDIGGGTTEIALISLNGVVYAESVRVGGDRFDEAIITYVRRNYGSLIGESTAERIKQEIGTAYPGGEVREVDVRGRNLAEGVPRAFTLNSNEVLEALQESLATIVQAVKSALEQSPPELASDIAERGLVLTGGGALLRDLDKLLAQETGLPVIVAEDPLTCVARGGGRALEMMDKHTMDLLSSE; this is encoded by the coding sequence ATGTTCAAGAAACTGCGTGGCATGTTTTCCAGCGATCTTTCCATTGACCTGGGCACTGCCAACACCCTTATTTACGTGCGCGAGCGCGGTATCGTCCTGAATGAGCCATCGGTTGTGGCCATTCGGACACACGGTAACCAGAAAAGTGTCGTTGCTGTCGGCACCGAGGCCAAGCGCATGCTCGGCCGTACGCCGGGCAACATTGCTGCCATTCGTCCGATGAAGGACGGCGTGATCGCCGACTTCAGCGTCTGCGAAAAGATGCTGCAATACTTCATCAACAAGGTTCACGAAAACAGCTTTCTGCAGCCTAGCCCTCGTGTGCTGATCTGCGTTCCATGCAAATCCACCCAGGTTGAGCGTCGTGCCATCCGTGAATCGGCCCTCGGTGCCGGTGCGCGTGAAGTGTTCCTGATCGAAGAGCCAATGGCTGCTGCGATCGGTGCCGGCCTGCCGGTAGAAGAAGCGCGCGGTTCGATGGTCGTCGATATCGGTGGTGGTACTACCGAAATCGCGCTGATCTCCCTGAACGGTGTGGTTTACGCCGAATCCGTCCGTGTTGGCGGCGACCGTTTCGATGAAGCGATCATCACTTATGTTCGCCGCAACTACGGCAGTCTGATCGGCGAATCCACCGCTGAGCGCATCAAGCAGGAAATCGGTACGGCCTACCCGGGCGGCGAAGTTCGCGAAGTCGACGTTCGCGGTCGCAACCTGGCCGAAGGCGTTCCACGTGCATTCACCCTGAACTCCAACGAAGTGCTGGAAGCTCTGCAAGAGTCCCTGGCCACTATCGTTCAGGCCGTGAAAAGCGCGCTGGAGCAGTCGCCGCCGGAACTGGCTTCCGACATCGCCGAGCGTGGCCTGGTGCTGACCGGTGGTGGCGCGCTGCTGCGTGACCTCGACAAGTTGCTGGCTCAGGAAACCGGTCTGCCGGTGATCGTTGCCGAAGATCCGCTGACTTGCGTTGCTCGCGGCGGTGGCCGTGCATTGGAAATGATGGATAAGCACACCATGGATCTGCTCTCGAGCGAATAA
- the gatC gene encoding Asp-tRNA(Asn)/Glu-tRNA(Gln) amidotransferase subunit GatC has protein sequence MALERSDVEKIAHLACLGLNDADLPHITSALNSILGLVDEMQAVNTDGIEPLAHPLEASQRLRADVVTETNHREAYQSIAPAVENGLYLVPKVID, from the coding sequence ATGGCGCTAGAACGCTCCGACGTGGAAAAAATCGCTCATTTGGCCTGCCTTGGCCTCAATGATGCCGATCTTCCGCACATTACTTCCGCCCTCAACAGCATTCTCGGGCTGGTCGACGAAATGCAGGCTGTTAATACCGACGGTATCGAGCCTCTGGCCCACCCGCTGGAAGCCAGTCAGCGCCTGCGCGCCGACGTTGTAACCGAGACCAATCATCGCGAGGCCTACCAGTCCATCGCACCAGCGGTCGAAAACGGCCTGTATCTGGTTCCGAAAGTCATCGACTAA
- the gatA gene encoding Asp-tRNA(Asn)/Glu-tRNA(Gln) amidotransferase subunit GatA, with product MHQMTLAEIARGLADKKFSSEELTKVLLARITRLDPQLNSFISLTEELALEQAKAADVRRANGESGALLGAPIAHKDLFCTQGIRTSCGSKMLDNFKAPYDATVVAKLAAAGAVTLGKTNMDEFAMGSANESSWYGAVKNPWNLEHVPGGSSGGSAAAVAARLLPAATATDTGGSIRQPAAFTNLTGLKPTYGRVSRWGMIAYASSLDQGGPLARTAEDCAILLQGMAGFDQNDSTSIDEPVPDYSAGLNTSLQGLRIGVPKEYFSAGLDPRIADLIQNSIKELQKLGAVIKEISLPNMQHAIPAYYVIAPAEASSNLSRFDGVRFGHRCEHPKDLIDLYKRSRGEGFGPEVQRRIMVGAYALSAGYYDAYYLKAQKIRRLVKNDFMAAFNEVDIILGPTTPNPAWKLGAKNSDPVAAYLEDVYTITANLAGLPGLSMPAGFVDGLPVGVQLLAPYFQEGRLLNVAHQYQLNTDWHTRTPTGF from the coding sequence ATGCATCAAATGACTCTGGCCGAGATCGCCCGCGGTCTCGCCGATAAAAAGTTTTCCTCCGAAGAGCTGACCAAAGTCCTGCTGGCGCGTATTACCCGGCTCGATCCGCAGCTCAACAGTTTCATCAGCCTCACCGAAGAGTTGGCCCTTGAGCAGGCGAAAGCCGCCGACGTGCGCCGGGCCAACGGTGAGAGCGGCGCGCTGCTGGGTGCGCCGATCGCCCACAAAGACCTGTTCTGCACCCAGGGCATCCGCACCAGTTGCGGCTCTAAGATGCTCGACAACTTCAAGGCCCCGTATGACGCCACCGTGGTCGCGAAGCTGGCTGCGGCCGGTGCCGTGACCCTGGGCAAGACCAACATGGACGAATTCGCCATGGGTTCGGCCAACGAGTCGAGCTGGTACGGCGCGGTGAAAAACCCGTGGAACCTGGAACACGTGCCTGGCGGCTCGTCCGGTGGTTCGGCGGCGGCCGTTGCCGCTCGTCTGTTGCCTGCGGCCACTGCCACCGACACCGGTGGTTCGATCCGTCAGCCAGCCGCGTTCACCAACCTTACCGGCCTGAAGCCAACCTACGGTCGCGTTTCGCGCTGGGGCATGATCGCCTACGCCTCCAGCCTCGATCAGGGCGGACCGCTGGCTCGCACTGCCGAAGACTGCGCGATTTTGTTACAAGGTATGGCCGGCTTCGATCAGAACGACTCCACCAGCATTGATGAGCCCGTTCCGGATTACTCCGCCGGCCTCAACACTTCGCTGCAGGGCCTGCGCATCGGTGTGCCGAAGGAATACTTCAGTGCAGGTCTCGACCCGCGTATCGCCGATCTGATCCAGAACAGCATTAAAGAGCTGCAGAAGCTCGGCGCCGTGATCAAGGAAATCAGCCTGCCAAACATGCAGCACGCGATTCCTGCGTACTACGTGATCGCCCCGGCCGAAGCTTCTTCGAACCTGTCGCGTTTCGACGGCGTGCGTTTCGGCCACCGTTGCGAGCACCCCAAAGACCTGATCGACCTGTACAAGCGCTCCCGCGGCGAAGGCTTCGGGCCTGAAGTACAGCGCCGGATCATGGTCGGTGCCTACGCACTGTCCGCCGGTTACTACGACGCCTACTACCTGAAAGCGCAGAAGATCCGTCGTCTGGTGAAGAACGACTTCATGGCTGCCTTTAATGAAGTCGACATCATCCTCGGCCCGACCACGCCGAACCCGGCCTGGAAACTCGGCGCCAAGAACAGCGACCCGGTCGCTGCCTATCTGGAAGACGTTTACACCATCACCGCCAACCTCGCGGGCCTGCCGGGCCTGTCGATGCCGGCCGGTTTTGTCGACGGTCTGCCGGTTGGCGTGCAATTGCTCGCGCCGTATTTCCAGGAAGGCCGTTTGCTTAACGTTGCGCACCAGTATCAGTTGAACACTGACTGGCACACCCGCACCCCAACCGGCTTCTGA
- a CDS encoding nucleoside triphosphate pyrophosphatase produces the protein MKPLYLASGSPRRRELLTQIGVPFSAISADIDETPLSEELPSAYVERLARGKAEAGRRTVVSDQAFCVLGADTAVVLDGKILGKPVDEADACAMLMMLSGKEHEVLTAIAVLEGERCDSRVVRSLVRFRPISREEAAAYWASGEPRDKAGGYGIQGLGAVFVAGLNGSYSAVVGLPVCETAELLGHFGIPCWQNLNAQ, from the coding sequence ATGAAGCCGCTTTACCTCGCCTCTGGATCGCCGCGTCGACGTGAGTTGCTCACGCAGATCGGCGTTCCGTTCTCCGCCATCAGTGCGGACATCGATGAAACCCCTTTATCCGAAGAATTGCCTTCGGCCTATGTCGAACGCCTCGCGCGCGGCAAGGCTGAGGCCGGCCGGCGCACGGTGGTGTCCGACCAGGCATTCTGCGTGCTGGGTGCCGACACCGCAGTGGTGCTGGACGGCAAAATTCTTGGCAAACCGGTGGACGAAGCCGATGCATGCGCCATGCTGATGATGTTGTCCGGCAAGGAGCATGAAGTGCTGACGGCGATTGCCGTGCTCGAAGGTGAGCGCTGCGACTCGCGGGTGGTACGCAGTCTGGTGCGGTTCCGGCCGATCAGCCGCGAAGAGGCCGCTGCCTACTGGGCCAGCGGCGAGCCCCGGGACAAGGCTGGCGGATACGGCATTCAGGGGCTCGGCGCGGTGTTTGTCGCGGGGCTCAATGGCAGTTATTCGGCGGTGGTCGGGTTGCCTGTTTGCGAAACCGCAGAACTGTTGGGCCATTTCGGCATACCCTGTTGGCAAAACCTGAACGCGCAATAA